CTTTATAGCACGTCTAAATCATCTCCAGGGCGAATACTGGATTGCGACTTGACATGCAAAGCCCGCGCGACGTCGATAGGACGGTCTGAATCATCTCCAGGGCGAATACTGGATTGCGACTTCATCGGGCTCATATGCTGACTGGAGCCGGTCTATCAAATGTCTGAATCATCTCCAGGGCGAATACTGGATTGCGACTTACCCAGGTTAAAATAGCGCAAGCTGCTCCGGCCCTTCGGGTCTGAATCATCTCCAGGGCGAATACTGGATTGCGACAATTTTTTGCTGGGTTTCGGCGTTGGGTTTCTCGGCTGTCTGAATCATCTCCAGGGCGAATACTGGATTGCGACAAACTGGTAGTATATTTTCCATTATCTCTCCCTCCTGAAATGTCTGAATCATCTCCAGGGCGAATACTGGATTGCGACTCCAATTTCCACCCCTCTGGAGTACGGATTTCGTTAACCATTGTGTCTGAATCATCTCCAGGGCGAATACTGGATTGCGACACTTCAGCTTGCGGTCCAGCTCCGCGCGAATCATGAACGTCTGAATCATCTCCAGGGCGAATACTGGATTGCGACTTATTCGGCATACCGGAGATGTCCTCGGCCGAGAGGACATTGTCTGAATCATCTCCAGGGCGAATACTGGATTGCGACCACGAATTTTCTTTTGCAACCATAACGCCGGAAAAACTTGTCTGAATCATCTCCAGGGCGAACACCGGATTTCGACATTGTCGGCGTCTTTGCTCGTGACTATGAAAGCTGTAGTTTTACTTTTTAGATTTTAATGATTGTTGTGGACACACCGAAAAGTTCGTATATTATCCGAGCTATACGAATAAGCAACATTCTTCGATTCGAGAAAGAAGGTTGATTCTGTTCCAGCCGGGGCAGCATTGCGCGCATCCAGAATCGTATAGGCCCCGCCAAGGGCATAAATCCCGCTATTAATCTGTAGACATTGGTGCGGTGGAAACAGCATTGCTCAAATGATAAAACGGATTGCCCGGCTGATAAGAAAAGATTGAACTAAAAGCATAAAGTATTATGCAGCGGCTCTGTTCTTGCACAATTTTCGTCCCAGGGCCATCGCATCTTTTCCCAGCTCTTTTATCTCCACTCCATACAGCGGAGCCGATGACTGCAGCTTAACCCGAGGAGCCCCCATGAACCATTCCGCCATCCGCCTCGAACTCGAGGCCTCCCTGAGCCGCGAACTCTACGACGCTTTCGACGGCGCCATTATCGAGACCATCCTGCGTGAAGGCAAGGTGACTCAGGACCACGACGAGCTGAAATCCCTGCTCGAAGGCCACAGCTTCAAGATCACCGCCGCCCTCGCGCCGGACCTCCATCGCATCTGCGAGGAGGTCCGCGAGAAACTCGAGTTCACCGAGGAGGTCGAGTTCTTCGTCTCCAACGCACCGACCATCAACTGCTTTGCCTATCCCCGGCTCGAGGAGAGCCAAAGCCACAAGGTGATCATCAACTCGGCCCTGCTCGAACGCTTCGAGGACGATGAGCTGCGCTTCGTCATCGGCCACGAGATCGGCCACCTCATCAGCAAAAACGCCCAACTGCAAAAGATCCTCCAGTTCGTCTTTCCCGAGTTCGAACGTGCCCCCATCGTCTTCCAGAACAAGATCCAGCTCTGGGACAAGCTCGCCGAGCTGACCGCCGACCGCTATGGCTTCATCGCCGCCCCGAAACTCAACCAGTGCATCAACACCTTCATCAAACTCTCCTCCGGACTCAGCACCAGCCGCATTTCTTTCGATGCCATGGCCTACCTGGCGGAGATGGAGAAGGTCCTCGACTATTTCAAGTCCAATCCCTATGCCGTAGCATCGACCCATCCCATCAATCCGGTGCGCATTAAATGCCTGCAACTCTTCTCCGGGTCGGAGCTTTATAAAAGCCTGCCCGAGGGCAAGGAAGACAAAAAGCTGGCCGAGGCCATCCAGGAGCTGACCCGGATCCTCATGGTCACCGGCAGCTCGGAGCTCGACAAGCACCGCTCCTATTTCGTCGCCGCGGCCGGGATCATCGTCGCCGGTGCCGACAAGAACCTCAACCTGCAGGAGGTGGAGCAGATCATCACCGTGCTCGCCCGGTTTTCGATCTTTCCCAAGGAGTTTTTCGACCACATCCTCGCCCGGGGGGATGTCGGCAAGATCTTTGAGACCTCGGTCAAGGCGATTCTTTCGGAGAATCCGGCCGAGCGCTACGGCATGCTCGAGTACCTGATCGGCCTGGTCCTCTCCGATAACGAGATCATCAAGGCCGAGATCGACATGCTCTTCGATATCGGAGAGCATGTCTTCGGCCTCAGCCGCAAGGAGTTGGCTCAGATCATCGGCTCGGTGGTGCAAAAGAGTTTTATACCCAGGATTTTTAAGCTGCCGGAGGGGGAGGAGAGCGCGGTCTCGGCTTGAGACGCCTGCCCGGCGTGGACCTGAACACAGGGATGACAGATGGAACTGCAAGGAACTGATCTAATCAACCTTTTACTCGCCCTCCTCGCGGGGGGGCTGATCGGCGCGGAACGGGAGTTCCGCGACAAGGCGGCCGGTTTCCGCACTTTGATTCTGATCTGCGCCGGAGCGGCCCTCTTCACCATGCTCTCCAAAGGGTTCGGGAGCAGCGGTGATCCTGCGCGCATCGCCGCCGGGGTGGTTTCAGGTATCGGCTTTCTCGGCGCCGGGGTGATCCTGCGCGACCGCGGTCACATCGTCGGCCTGACCACCGCGGCGATCATCTGGATGACCGCCGCGGTCGGCATGGCCATCGGCGGCGGCCAGCTGCTGCTCGCCTTCGCCGCCCTGGCGCTAATCCTGACCGTGCTCTGGATTTTCCCCTTTTTCGAGCGCCGCATCGATCTGGTGCGCGAGACCCGCAATTACGAGATCATCCTGCCGCTCAAGCCGGAGA
The nucleotide sequence above comes from bacterium. Encoded proteins:
- a CDS encoding MgtC/SapB family protein yields the protein MELQGTDLINLLLALLAGGLIGAEREFRDKAAGFRTLILICAGAALFTMLSKGFGSSGDPARIAAGVVSGIGFLGAGVILRDRGHIVGLTTAAIIWMTAAVGMAIGGGQLLLAFAALALILTVLWIFPFFERRIDLVRETRNYEIILPLKPEKVEDLAAEFHKAGLTTISRKIVKGREHLLVLIEAYGAEKSFIKLTSRLIADQDVHEFKC
- a CDS encoding M48 family metallopeptidase, which produces MNHSAIRLELEASLSRELYDAFDGAIIETILREGKVTQDHDELKSLLEGHSFKITAALAPDLHRICEEVREKLEFTEEVEFFVSNAPTINCFAYPRLEESQSHKVIINSALLERFEDDELRFVIGHEIGHLISKNAQLQKILQFVFPEFERAPIVFQNKIQLWDKLAELTADRYGFIAAPKLNQCINTFIKLSSGLSTSRISFDAMAYLAEMEKVLDYFKSNPYAVASTHPINPVRIKCLQLFSGSELYKSLPEGKEDKKLAEAIQELTRILMVTGSSELDKHRSYFVAAAGIIVAGADKNLNLQEVEQIITVLARFSIFPKEFFDHILARGDVGKIFETSVKAILSENPAERYGMLEYLIGLVLSDNEIIKAEIDMLFDIGEHVFGLSRKELAQIIGSVVQKSFIPRIFKLPEGEESAVSA